One Anopheles marshallii chromosome 3, idAnoMarsDA_429_01, whole genome shotgun sequence genomic region harbors:
- the LOC128711159 gene encoding protein croquemort-like yields MACCSNWSPTSKRLCALGSATGVCVFALALGLLWPSLIWAIAKQEFVLEPGTEVYDNWIDPPIDMYLEIFLWNWTNSENYLTEKPHLEQLGPYTFLERHERVNLVWNTNDTLTFQQRRIWHYVPEKSVGDYETDRVITINPVLLTVGYALRDEPVFLFYVDGIIMENNLATTPFYDVLVREMIFEGYDDQLLTNLLLLLELIPPEARPPIDLPPYDRFGWFYGRNGSETYDGTFTIGTGKDTVHNTGVMRLWNGANQTDYYRGVCGQIRGTTGEVWPPWGRSLSGTPPNVTVFAPDVCSSVTLQYAEEMERYGIDGLRWVGNDRVFDNGVHYEETECQCTAEDVNTCPVLDNGSMDVSRCKFGAPATVSYPHFYLANESYLAGVTGMNPNEKEHRFEMELEPYTGVPLGVKAQLQVNLNVKQYGMTLLRNIPEVMLPVLWFRQTASLTDELADDIKLILLLPDIGVYVAYAIGGIGIIGLVLAMYFSVTRWKLQNTEPVQTETKMALD; encoded by the exons ATGGCCTGTTGCTCGAACTGGTCGCCCACTTCCAAGCGCCTCTGTGCCTTGGGTAGTGCCacgggtgtgtgcgtgtttgcgcTCGCGCTCGGCTTGCTGTGGCCATCGCTGATATGGGCAATTGCCAAGCAGGAGTTTGTGCTGGAACCGGGCACCGAGGTGTACGACAATTGGATCGATCCACCAATCGACATGTACCTCGAGATATTCCTGTGGAATTGGACGAATTCGGAGAACTATCTTACGGAGAAGCCACACCTGGAGCAGCTGGGACCATATACGTTCCTGGAGCGACACGAGCGTGTAAATCTCGTGTGGAACACTAACGACACGCTGACCTTTCAACAACGGCGTATATGGCACTACGTGCCGGAGAAATCGGTTGGCGATTATGAGACGGACCGTGTCATTACCATCAATCCCGTACTTCTG ACCGTCGGATATGCATTGCGCGACGAACCAGTATTTCTCTTCTACGTTGATGGGATCATCATGGAAAACAATCTGGCTACGACGCCCTTCTACGATGTGTTGGTACGCGAGATGATCTTCGAGGGGTATGATGATCAGCTGCTCACCAacctgctactgctgctagaATTGATCCCACCCGAAGCCCGTCCACCGATAGATCTGCCACCGTACGATCGGTTCGGTTGGTTCTATGGACGCAACGGTAGCGAAACGTACGACGGTACGTTTACGATCGGTACTGGCAAAGATACGGTGCATAACACCGGCGTGATGCGTCTCTGGAATGGAGCAAATCAGACCGACTACTATCGTGGCGTTTGTGGCCAGATACGTGGTACGACCGGGGAAGTATGGCCACCGTGGGGACGAAGCTTAAGCGGAACACCACCGAACGTGACGGTGTTTGCACCGGACGTCTGCAGCTCGGTTACGCTGCAGTACGCCGAAGAGATGGAACGGTACGGTATCGATGGGTTGCGCTGGGTCGGTAACGATCGAGTGTTTGATAACGGTGTACACTACGAGGAGACGGAGTGCCAGTGCACGGCGGAGGATGTGAACACCTGCCCGGTGCTGGACAATGGTTCGATGGATGTGTCGCGGTGTAAGTTTGGCGCACCGGCAACAGTATCGTATCCGCATTTTTATTTAGCCAACGAGAGTTATCTCGCTGGTGTTACTGGTATGAATCCGAACGAGAAGGAACACCGGTTCGAGATGGAGCTGGAACCGTACACGGGCGTACCGTTGGGTGTGAAGGCACAGTTGCAGGTCAACCTGAACGTTAAGCAGTACGGCATGAC ATTGCTAAGGAACATCCCAGAGGTGATGCTTCCGGTGCTTTGGTTCCGACAAACGGCGAGCCTCACCGATGAGCTGGCGGATGACATAAAG TTGATTTTACTGCTTCCGGACATCGGAGTGTACGTCGCGTACGCTATTGGAGGCATCGGAATAATTGGTCTAGTGCTAGCGATGTACTTCTCTGTCACTAGATGGAAGCTGCAGAATACGGAACCAGTGCAAACAGAAACCAAAATGGCACTAGACTAA
- the LOC128711161 gene encoding uncharacterized protein LOC128711161, translating to MGCIVGCTAKRFITPGCPPLGGVGTAPKEATTTQKKTQLPIEMLWKKAFLVCALLVTVQAEPQPQLLSGLTSLIGSAVNGVATLLNGVASGFAAGTSGSLSASGSLTGGLNIGGITVGGTGSFNSNLPILNLINNVVSSTLNALNTAITNIGSTAGSVLSNITNTLNGLLGGVGTNLGTIGTGLTGAPTTANGQAVANALNNVATAVNSAVNAASSVFGSPTVSAALGNLTNTLNADLATALQAINSAVANPGTSTTLLGALGPNGVNAIATFLGDAANVLYTTANIPLQLSAAARVNASLALNAGVPYSAAGIAAVNATVNSALTNANNVLNSAIGSFNYLIANAQPATNAALAQATSTISTAVSNMNRVFNLLAGNAKTSVTTAAQLAVNNLTDLVSTLQTNLNVLNTVTLNAVASANASITGNASAVIGTMVNNLASTNATIVACSQTYLPLAVRTNVYYTTALGSCVVQATTVADILVGNTIAVVNSAASRIRTSTAGVTLCISSLFPSTVCTSATVPNAPAYINNVALDVLSIKTAEVVDIASTANQVATCTTNTANAAAADFAAIAAAYNQCIA from the coding sequence GCGGAACCTCAACCCCAGCTGCTCAGTGGACTTACCTCGCTCATCGGATCCGCTGTAAATGGTGTGGCCACGTTGCTAAACGGAGTGGCCTCTGGATTTGCCGCCGGTACATCTGGTTCACTGTCGGCTAGTGGCAGTCTTACCGGAGGATTGAACATCGGTGGCATCACCGTTGGTGGTACCGGTTCGTTCAACTCGAACCTGCCAATATTGAACCTCATCAACAATGTGGTCTCTTCAACGCTGAACGCACTCAACACGGCCATCACCAACATCGGTTCGACAGCTGGATCAGTGCTGAGCAACATCACGAACACACTGAACGGACTGCTCGGAGGGGTGGGAACTAACCTGGGCACGATCGGTACCGGGCTGACCGGTGCTCCAACCACCGCCAACGGTCAGGCCGTTGCCAACGCACTCAACAACGTTGCCACCGCTGTCAACTCGGCCGTGAATGCTGCCTCGTCCGTCTTCGGTAGCCCCACGGTTTCGGCCGCGCTGGGTAACCTTACCAACACGCTCAACGCTGACCTGGCCACCGCCCTGCAAGCCATCAACAGTGCCGTCGCCAATCCGGGCACGTCCACCACCCTGCTGGGTGCGCTCGGTCCGAACGGTGTCAACGCGATTGCGACCTTCCTCGGCGATGCGGCCAATGTGCTGTACACGACGGCCAACATTCCGTTGCAGTTGTCCGCTGCGGCCAGAGTAAACGCCTCACTTGCGCTTAATGCCGGTGTGCCGTACAGTGCGGCCGGTATTGCCGCTGTCAATGCGACGGTCAATTCTGCCCTGACCAATGCCAACAACGTGCTGAATTCCGCTATCGGTTCCTTCAACTATCTGATCGCGAACGCGCAACCGGCCACGAACGCCGCCTTGGCGCAGGCCACCTCCACCATTAGCACGGCTGTGAGCAACATGAACCGTGTGTTCAATCTGCTTGCCGGTAACGCAAAGACGAGCGTTACGACCGCTGCCCAGCTTGCTGTCAACAACCTTACCGACCTGGTTTCGACGCTCCAGACCAACCTGAATGTACTGAATACCGTAACGCTGAATGCGGTCGCATCGGCGAACGCTTCCATCACGGGTAACGCATCGGCCGTCATTGGAACGATGGTGAACAACCTCGCTAGCACGAATGCAACCATCGTAGCCTGCTCGCAGACCTACCTGCCACTGGCTGTGCGTACGAACGTCTACTACACGACCGCTCTGGGATCGTGCGTCGTCCAGGCGACGACCGTTGCGGACATCCTGGTCGGCAACACGATCGCGGTGGTTAACTCGGCCGCCTCACGCATCCGCACCTCGACCGCCGGTGTGACCCTGTGCATTTCGTCCCTCTTCCCGTCCACGGTGTGCACGAGTGCCACCGTACCGAACGCTCCGGCCTACATCAATAACGTGGCACTGGATGTCCTGAGCATTAAGACCGCTGAGGTAGTAGATATCGCCAGCACTGCCAACCAAGTGGCGACTTGCACAACCAACACGGCCAATGCGGCCGCTGCCGATTTCGCAGCCATTGCTGCCGCGTACAACCAATGCATTGCGTAA